In the Oikeobacillus pervagus genome, TGATTGTAAACAAGCATACAATAATATTGCGAAAGGAGTGCGAAGGTCATAATGAACCCCCTAACGGTAAGGCAAATTAGAACTATTTTCGCCGGTGAATTAATTCAAGGGTCAGATGACTTTATTATTTATCACGGCGCCTACCGTCTAAAACAAGTGAAAAAGCAACATACAATGTTGTTTTTAAATAAAAATATGACCAATTGGGAGTGTCTAAAACCATATTTTCCAATCGTTATTGTTACTGAAAAGAATGTTCGCAAACAGGAGTATGTAGAACAGATCACAATCATTAAAGTTCAAAATACAGATGAGGCTTTTTGGAAATTTGTTCATTATTATCGCTGTTTATTTCAAATCCCTGTGATCACAGTTACCGGAACTTCGGGAAAAACAACAACGAAAGAGATGATCAAACACATTCTCTCGATAGACAAAAACGTGATTGCAACAAAAAGTACTGGAAATTCACGGACAGCAAATTTTCAATATCTACTTAGTATAGATGATGATACAGAAGCAGCTGTTTTCGAAACAGCCGTAGGTGCCCCTGGAGATATTTTAAGGGCTGGAAAATACTTCAGACCAACAATAGGAATTATCACAAACATAGGAGTACACCATCTTAATTATTGCAAGTCTCCTGAGGAATATATTCAAGAGAAAACGAATATGGCTAAAATAATCGACTCAACCGGTGTGTTAATTATCAATTCAGAGGATAAAAATTCACAAACGACAGAATTCAACGATTTTGAAGGACGAATTATAAAAGTTGGAAAAGATTCTTCTTGTCATTATCGAGCGGAGAGTATTCAATATATTCCAGAAGGCATGCGATTTACACTTGTTTTCCAAAATAAATCTCAACCTATTTTCGTACCAGGACTGGGAGAACATCAAATTTATAATGCATTGGCTGCCATTGCAGCGGCCCATGAAATAGGAATTCACCCTTTTGTAGCAGCAGAACGCTTAAAATCATACAAAAATTTCAATAGGCAGCTACAAGTTTTTCACGGATTAAATGGTGCTATGATAATTGATGACACATGGAGTATGACCTCAACCTCCTTGGAAGCCGCCTTAAACGTGTTAATGGCGATTGGAGAAGGAATGAAAAAAATCGCCATAATAGGGGGAATGACGGATCTCGGACCATGGGAACATATTATTCACGATCAAGCTGGAGAGATGATTTCTCAATATGAAATGGATGTCCTCATCACGATTGGAGAACGTGCACGAAGAATGGCGGACATCGTCCTAAAAAATGGACGAACAGTAGAAGTCCATCCATTTAACAACACCATTCTCGTCTACCACCTTCTAAGGAAAATCACTGATGAAAACACGATCATCCTTGTAAAAGGGGATATGTATTTAACGCCTATCATCGATTTAGCCAAGAAATTACGAGAGTGAAAATAGAAAATGACATTTCGAAACCATTTCATCCTAATCATTCCCTGTTTTATTCTATACTTCCATGAAAGGAAAGTGTTTCAAAATTGAAAGTCAGTAGAGGACGGATGAATCAATATCAAATATTAAGTTCTGATCCATATATTTGCCACCATCTTGTTGAAACAAACCTATTTTCTAAAAGTTCATTGTTTTCTTGTCTACAAAAATATA is a window encoding:
- a CDS encoding Mur ligase family protein; amino-acid sequence: MNPLTVRQIRTIFAGELIQGSDDFIIYHGAYRLKQVKKQHTMLFLNKNMTNWECLKPYFPIVIVTEKNVRKQEYVEQITIIKVQNTDEAFWKFVHYYRCLFQIPVITVTGTSGKTTTKEMIKHILSIDKNVIATKSTGNSRTANFQYLLSIDDDTEAAVFETAVGAPGDILRAGKYFRPTIGIITNIGVHHLNYCKSPEEYIQEKTNMAKIIDSTGVLIINSEDKNSQTTEFNDFEGRIIKVGKDSSCHYRAESIQYIPEGMRFTLVFQNKSQPIFVPGLGEHQIYNALAAIAAAHEIGIHPFVAAERLKSYKNFNRQLQVFHGLNGAMIIDDTWSMTSTSLEAALNVLMAIGEGMKKIAIIGGMTDLGPWEHIIHDQAGEMISQYEMDVLITIGERARRMADIVLKNGRTVEVHPFNNTILVYHLLRKITDENTIILVKGDMYLTPIIDLAKKLRE